The following coding sequences are from one Lysinibacillus sp. FSL W8-0992 window:
- a CDS encoding DUF378 domain-containing protein, whose product MGVLYRIALVLVIIGAINWGLIGFFRFDLVAYLFGGQTAVLSRWVYALVGLAGLVSIPILMKRLDEDADFDPHTRINSNPSYGMEAGEEADFTDVPKTNKKDINNKKK is encoded by the coding sequence ATGGGTGTATTATATAGGATTGCCTTAGTTCTCGTAATTATTGGTGCAATTAACTGGGGACTAATAGGATTTTTTAGATTTGATTTAGTCGCCTATTTATTTGGTGGACAAACAGCGGTATTGTCTAGATGGGTATATGCGCTTGTCGGACTAGCTGGACTTGTATCAATTCCAATTCTCATGAAGCGTTTGGATGAGGATGCGGACTTCGATCCACATACTCGTATTAATAGCAATCCGAGTTATGGTATGGAGGCTGGGGAAGAAGCAGATTTCACAGATGTTCCAAAAACGAACAAAAAAGATATAAATAACAAGAAAAAGTAA